One part of the Numenius arquata chromosome 24, bNumArq3.hap1.1, whole genome shotgun sequence genome encodes these proteins:
- the TFEB gene encoding transcription factor EB isoform X2 produces the protein MASRIGLRMELMKQQAQQEAERERMQQQMMMNYMQQQRMPVASTPAINTPVHYQSPPPVPGEVLKFDEVIDDIMRLDDVLGYMNPEVHMPNTLPMSSSHMNVYSGDPQVTASLVGVTSSSCPADLTQKRELTDAESRALAKERQKKDNHNLIERRRRFNINDRIKELGMLIPKANDLDVRWNKGTILKASVDYIKRMQKDLQRSRDLENHSRRLEMTNKQLLLRIQELEMQARVHGLPTSSPSGVNVAELAQQVVKQEAGGDEGTLEPLLPPPDPESQPQPALPPPPQSPYHQLDFTHSLSFDDGSRGFQDSLEPGHSASFPSLSKKELDLMLMQDTMLPLASDPLFSAMSPEASKASSRRSSFSMEDADML, from the exons ATGGCGTCCCGCATCGGGCTGCGGATGGAGCTGATGAAGCAGCAAGCGCAGCAGGAGGCGGAGAGGGAGCGCATGCAGCAGCAGATGATGATGAACTACATGCAGCAGCAGCGGATGCCGGTGGCCTCCACCCCGGCCATCAACACCCCCGTCCACTACCAGTCCCCACCGCCCGTGCCCGGAGAAGTCCTCAAG TTTGATGAGGTCATCGATGACATCATGCGCCTGGATGACGTTTTGGGCTATATGAACCCCGAGGTCCACATGCCCAACACA CTGCCGATGTCCAGCAGTCACATGAATGTCTATAGCGGGGACCCCCAGGTGACGGCCTCTCTCGTAGGTGTCACtagcagctcctgccctgccgaCCTcacccagaagagagagctgacAG ATGCTGAGAGCCGAGCCCTGGCAAAAGAACGCCAGAAGAAAGACAATCACAACCTGA TCGAGAGACGGCGAAGGTTTAACATCAACGACCGCATCAAAGAGTTGGGGATGCTGATCCCCAAAGCCAATGACCT GGACGTACGCTGGAACAAAGGGACAATCCTGAAGGCGTCTGTGGACTACATCAAGAGGATGCAGAAGGACTTGCAGAGGTCACGAGACCTGGAGAATCACTCGCGGCGTCTGGAGATGACGAATAAGCAGCTGCTGCTCCGCATCCAG GAGCTGGAGATGCAGGCGCGTGTCCATGGGCTGCCCACCTCCTCGCCCTCTGGCGTCAACGTGGCCGAGCTGGCTCAGCAGGTGGTCAAGCAAGAAGCCGGCGGCGACGAGGGGACACTGGAGCCACTGCTGCCACCCCCGGACCCCGAATCGCAGCCGCAGCCGGCGCTGCCTCCACCACCCCAGTCTCCCTACCACCAGCTGGACTTTACCCACAGCCTGAGCTTCGACGACGGCTCCCGGGGCTTCCAGGACAGCCTGGAGCCCGGCCACAGTGCTTCCTTCCCATCCTTATCCAAGAAGGAGCTGGACTTGATGCTGATGCAGGACACCATGCTGCCCCTGGCCTCCGACCCCTTGTTCTCAGCCATGTCCCCGGAGGCCTCCAAGGCCAGCAGTCGCCGGAGCAGCTTCAGCATGGAGGATGCAGACATGCTGTGA
- the TFEB gene encoding transcription factor EB isoform X1 — protein MASRIGLRMELMKQQAQQEAERERMQQQMMMNYMQQQRMPVASTPAINTPVHYQSPPPVPGEVLKVQSYLENPTTYHLQKSRDKKVQAYLSETYGNKFAAHVSPVSHSPKPPPAASPGVRPGHVMSSSAGNSAPNSPMAMLNIGSNPEREFDEVIDDIMRLDDVLGYMNPEVHMPNTLPMSSSHMNVYSGDPQVTASLVGVTSSSCPADLTQKRELTDAESRALAKERQKKDNHNLIERRRRFNINDRIKELGMLIPKANDLDVRWNKGTILKASVDYIKRMQKDLQRSRDLENHSRRLEMTNKQLLLRIQELEMQARVHGLPTSSPSGVNVAELAQQVVKQEAGGDEGTLEPLLPPPDPESQPQPALPPPPQSPYHQLDFTHSLSFDDGSRGFQDSLEPGHSASFPSLSKKELDLMLMQDTMLPLASDPLFSAMSPEASKASSRRSSFSMEDADML, from the exons ATGGCGTCCCGCATCGGGCTGCGGATGGAGCTGATGAAGCAGCAAGCGCAGCAGGAGGCGGAGAGGGAGCGCATGCAGCAGCAGATGATGATGAACTACATGCAGCAGCAGCGGATGCCGGTGGCCTCCACCCCGGCCATCAACACCCCCGTCCACTACCAGTCCCCACCGCCCGTGCCCGGAGAAGTCCTCAAG GTTCAGTCCTACCTGGAGAACCCCACCACGTACCACCTCCAGAAGTCACGGGACAAGAAGGTTCAGGCTTATCTCTCCGAAACCTACGGGAACAAGTTTGCTGCCCACGTCAGCCCAGTCAGCCACTCTCCCAAGCCACCCCCTGCCGCGTCCCCCGGTGTCCGACCCGGCCATGTCATGTCCTCCTCGGCTGGCAACAGCGCGCCCAACAGCCCCATGGCCATGCTCAACATCGGCTCCAACCCCGAGCGGGAG TTTGATGAGGTCATCGATGACATCATGCGCCTGGATGACGTTTTGGGCTATATGAACCCCGAGGTCCACATGCCCAACACA CTGCCGATGTCCAGCAGTCACATGAATGTCTATAGCGGGGACCCCCAGGTGACGGCCTCTCTCGTAGGTGTCACtagcagctcctgccctgccgaCCTcacccagaagagagagctgacAG ATGCTGAGAGCCGAGCCCTGGCAAAAGAACGCCAGAAGAAAGACAATCACAACCTGA TCGAGAGACGGCGAAGGTTTAACATCAACGACCGCATCAAAGAGTTGGGGATGCTGATCCCCAAAGCCAATGACCT GGACGTACGCTGGAACAAAGGGACAATCCTGAAGGCGTCTGTGGACTACATCAAGAGGATGCAGAAGGACTTGCAGAGGTCACGAGACCTGGAGAATCACTCGCGGCGTCTGGAGATGACGAATAAGCAGCTGCTGCTCCGCATCCAG GAGCTGGAGATGCAGGCGCGTGTCCATGGGCTGCCCACCTCCTCGCCCTCTGGCGTCAACGTGGCCGAGCTGGCTCAGCAGGTGGTCAAGCAAGAAGCCGGCGGCGACGAGGGGACACTGGAGCCACTGCTGCCACCCCCGGACCCCGAATCGCAGCCGCAGCCGGCGCTGCCTCCACCACCCCAGTCTCCCTACCACCAGCTGGACTTTACCCACAGCCTGAGCTTCGACGACGGCTCCCGGGGCTTCCAGGACAGCCTGGAGCCCGGCCACAGTGCTTCCTTCCCATCCTTATCCAAGAAGGAGCTGGACTTGATGCTGATGCAGGACACCATGCTGCCCCTGGCCTCCGACCCCTTGTTCTCAGCCATGTCCCCGGAGGCCTCCAAGGCCAGCAGTCGCCGGAGCAGCTTCAGCATGGAGGATGCAGACATGCTGTGA